From Streptomyces sp. NBC_00683, one genomic window encodes:
- a CDS encoding MFS transporter, with amino-acid sequence MSARAWALLLVLCGTIFLEGIDVAMLAVAVPSIRADLDLSTGTAAWVMSAYVLGYAGFTLLGGRAADLLGRRRMFLVWLTVFLLFSGLGGLATEGWMLIVARFVTGVAAAFMTPAAMSLITTSYEEGPQRNKALLVFAGTAAGGFSLGLVIGGLLTQLGWRWVFFAPVILAAGILLAAVRTVPVEPRPVRTGGFDLPGAATAAGAMLLLAFGIVRLEHAAEGWALPAGAFAAGLLLAGLFVLIERRASAPLVRLAMLRRASMIRADLGALLFVGSFFGFQFVVTLYLQELRGWSSLQTALALVVMGADAVLAPTLTPRLVNRFGNARVILGGFVLAIASYGLFLPIGLDWTYLAMFPTLILTGTAFALAYGPLSIAATDGVPDAEQGLAGGLLHTSTQFGSAVGISAVTAVYGAVSAGTDGSAAATLTAFRAALVVPVVMVVLGALITAYGLRTGRRKAGPSGGPAAPVHAGEPRATEGAGA; translated from the coding sequence CTGTCCGCCCGCGCCTGGGCCCTGCTGCTCGTCCTGTGCGGCACGATCTTCCTGGAGGGCATCGACGTCGCCATGCTCGCCGTGGCCGTCCCGTCCATCAGGGCCGACCTGGACCTGTCGACCGGCACCGCGGCGTGGGTGATGAGTGCCTACGTCCTCGGCTACGCCGGCTTCACCCTCCTCGGCGGCCGCGCGGCCGACCTGCTCGGCAGACGCCGGATGTTCCTCGTCTGGCTCACCGTGTTCCTGCTCTTCTCCGGTCTCGGGGGCCTGGCCACCGAAGGCTGGATGCTGATCGTGGCCCGCTTCGTCACCGGCGTCGCCGCCGCCTTCATGACCCCCGCGGCCATGTCGCTGATCACCACGTCGTACGAGGAGGGGCCGCAGCGCAACAAGGCCCTGCTGGTCTTCGCCGGCACCGCGGCCGGCGGCTTCTCGCTCGGCCTCGTCATCGGCGGTCTGCTCACCCAGCTCGGCTGGCGCTGGGTGTTCTTCGCACCCGTGATCCTCGCCGCGGGCATCCTGCTCGCGGCAGTCCGTACCGTCCCCGTCGAGCCCAGGCCCGTGCGCACCGGCGGCTTCGACCTGCCGGGGGCCGCGACGGCGGCGGGCGCGATGCTGCTCCTGGCCTTCGGGATCGTGCGCCTGGAGCACGCGGCCGAGGGCTGGGCGCTGCCGGCCGGGGCCTTCGCGGCCGGACTGCTCCTGGCGGGGCTCTTCGTGCTGATCGAACGACGGGCCTCCGCCCCGCTCGTCAGGCTCGCGATGCTGCGCAGGGCGTCCATGATCCGCGCCGACCTCGGGGCGCTCCTCTTCGTGGGCTCCTTCTTCGGCTTCCAGTTCGTGGTGACCCTGTACCTCCAGGAGCTGCGCGGCTGGTCCTCGCTTCAGACCGCGCTCGCCCTGGTGGTGATGGGCGCCGACGCGGTCCTGGCCCCGACCCTGACCCCGCGCCTGGTCAACCGCTTCGGCAACGCGCGGGTCATCCTCGGCGGCTTCGTGCTCGCCATCGCCTCGTACGGGCTGTTCCTGCCGATCGGGCTCGACTGGACGTACCTCGCGATGTTCCCGACCCTGATCCTCACCGGAACAGCCTTCGCGCTGGCGTACGGTCCGCTGTCCATCGCCGCGACCGACGGCGTGCCCGACGCCGAGCAGGGGCTGGCGGGAGGACTGCTGCACACCTCGACGCAGTTCGGCTCGGCGGTCGGCATCTCGGCCGTGACCGCGGTGTACGGCGCCGTCTCGGCCGGAACGGACGGTTCGGCCGCCGCCACGCTGACGGCCTTCCGCGCGGCACTGGTGGTGCCGGTGGTGATGGTGGTGCTGGGCGCGCTGATCACGGCGTACGGCCTGCGCACGGGGAGGCGCAAGGCCGGCCCTTCGGGCGGACCCGCCGCACCGGTGCACGCAGGGGAGCCGAGGGCCACCGAAGGAGCCGGGGCCTGA
- a CDS encoding VOC family protein yields MTLHWKVVIDAQDPHAQADFWAETLGYAVEDHSVLIEELLGFGAVDESLTTESHGRRAWRDLAAVRHPDDPHEDKSGTGLGRRLLFQRVPEPKTVKNRLHLDVHTPPGQREAEVERLVGLGASVLRIVDEPSGSWQVLVDPEGNEFCVQ; encoded by the coding sequence ATGACCCTGCACTGGAAAGTCGTCATCGATGCCCAGGACCCGCACGCCCAGGCCGACTTCTGGGCCGAGACGCTGGGATACGCGGTGGAGGACCACAGCGTCCTGATCGAGGAGCTGCTCGGCTTCGGGGCGGTGGACGAGTCCCTCACGACCGAGTCCCACGGGCGCCGGGCCTGGCGCGACCTCGCCGCGGTGCGGCACCCCGACGATCCGCACGAGGACAAGAGCGGCACGGGCCTCGGACGCCGGCTGCTCTTCCAGCGCGTCCCGGAGCCGAAGACGGTGAAGAACCGCCTCCACCTGGACGTACACACACCCCCGGGACAGCGCGAGGCGGAGGTGGAACGCCTGGTGGGGCTGGGCGCGAGCGTGCTGCGCATCGTCGACGAACCCTCCGGGTCCTGGCAAGTACTCGTCGACCCGGAAGGCAACGAATTCTGCGTCCAATGA
- a CDS encoding CGNR zinc finger domain-containing protein, with protein MTASATGTPEPGLILRTRQGRSYRFDPGALCLELLLTSDPGGVPWHYETLHEPADLARWAGESRLPGGPVLLAGEAELARAHELRGALWRMTQARAKGLALAPADMDVVNAAAAEPPLVALMTVGGSREWAPGATGTALLSTVARDAVELFTGPYATRIRECEAHGCALHFVDTSRPGRRRWCAMGRCGNRHKVRAHRARHTEPGDAGE; from the coding sequence ATGACTGCGTCGGCAACAGGCACGCCGGAGCCGGGGCTGATCCTCCGCACACGGCAGGGCCGTTCGTACCGGTTCGATCCGGGTGCCCTGTGTCTGGAGCTGCTGCTCACCAGCGATCCGGGCGGCGTGCCCTGGCACTACGAAACGCTGCACGAGCCCGCCGACCTGGCCCGATGGGCCGGCGAGAGTCGGCTGCCCGGCGGTCCGGTGCTCCTGGCCGGCGAGGCGGAGCTGGCCCGCGCCCATGAACTGCGCGGCGCGCTCTGGCGGATGACCCAGGCCCGCGCGAAGGGACTCGCCCTCGCACCGGCCGACATGGACGTGGTGAACGCGGCCGCAGCCGAGCCCCCGCTGGTGGCCCTGATGACGGTCGGCGGCAGCCGGGAGTGGGCGCCGGGGGCCACCGGAACGGCACTCCTGTCGACGGTCGCCCGGGATGCCGTGGAGCTGTTCACCGGCCCGTACGCCACCCGGATCCGCGAATGCGAGGCCCACGGGTGCGCCCTGCACTTCGTCGACACCTCCCGCCCCGGCAGGCGGCGCTGGTGCGCGATGGGCCGCTGCGGGAACCGCCACAAGGTACGGGCGCACCGCGCCCGCCACACGGAACCCGGCGACGCCGGGGAGTGA
- a CDS encoding SRPBCC domain-containing protein, translating into MPTGLTQDAGWEIGVSRTLPRTASAVWEFIAGDEGVALWLGSASPLPTEKGAPYRTAGGVEGEIRSYHPGNRIRLTHGSTTVQVTVSPSPEDRAVLRFHEERLTSAEEREERRAHWQHVMDRVAAALG; encoded by the coding sequence ATGCCGACCGGACTCACACAGGATGCCGGGTGGGAGATCGGGGTCTCCAGGACCCTGCCCAGGACCGCTTCGGCCGTCTGGGAGTTCATCGCCGGCGACGAGGGCGTGGCCCTCTGGCTCGGCTCCGCGTCACCGCTGCCCACCGAGAAGGGCGCCCCGTACCGCACGGCCGGCGGCGTCGAGGGCGAGATCCGCAGCTACCACCCTGGCAACCGCATCCGGCTGACCCACGGCTCCACGACGGTCCAGGTCACGGTGTCGCCCAGCCCGGAGGACAGGGCGGTACTCCGCTTCCACGAGGAGCGTCTGACGAGTGCGGAGGAACGCGAGGAGCGGCGCGCCCACTGGCAGCACGTGATGGACCGGGTCGCGGCCGCGCTCGGCTGA
- the rarD gene encoding EamA family transporter RarD: MKGKNEQRAGLLYGIGAYGMWGLVPLFWPLLEPSGAMEILAHRMVWSLGVVGIALLALRRWAWIGELLRQPAKVGLIAIAATVISVNWGIYIWSVNNGHVVEASLGYFINPLVTIAMGVLLLGERLRPVQWTAVATGFAAVLVLAIGYGQPPWVSLALAFSFATYGLVKKKVNMGGLESLAAETAVLFVPALGFLLWLAARGDTTFLVGGAGHGALLAATGLVTAVPLVCFGAAAIRVPLSVLGLLQYLAPVFQFGLGILYFHEAMPPERWAGFALVWVALMLLTWDALRTARRTRAEALRLAVLAAEAGAPVDTSAAPTPDAVHGTTQGASAGTDSGAAAAERAPAS; this comes from the coding sequence GTGAAGGGGAAGAACGAACAGCGGGCAGGCCTGCTGTACGGAATCGGCGCGTACGGGATGTGGGGCCTCGTGCCCCTGTTCTGGCCGCTGTTGGAGCCGTCCGGAGCGATGGAGATCCTCGCTCACCGGATGGTCTGGTCGCTGGGTGTCGTGGGCATCGCGCTGCTCGCCCTGCGCCGCTGGGCCTGGATCGGCGAACTGCTCAGGCAGCCCGCGAAGGTGGGCCTGATAGCGATTGCCGCGACGGTCATCTCCGTCAACTGGGGCATCTACATCTGGTCCGTCAACAACGGCCATGTCGTCGAGGCGTCGCTCGGCTACTTCATCAATCCGCTGGTCACGATCGCCATGGGCGTCCTGCTGCTCGGTGAGCGGCTGCGGCCCGTGCAGTGGACCGCGGTGGCGACCGGTTTCGCCGCGGTGCTGGTCCTGGCGATCGGCTACGGGCAGCCGCCCTGGGTCTCGCTGGCCCTGGCCTTCTCCTTCGCGACGTACGGCCTGGTGAAGAAGAAGGTCAACATGGGCGGCCTGGAATCGCTGGCCGCCGAGACCGCCGTGCTGTTCGTGCCCGCGCTCGGCTTCCTCCTGTGGCTCGCCGCGCGCGGTGACACGACGTTCCTGGTCGGGGGCGCGGGACACGGGGCGCTCCTGGCCGCGACAGGCCTCGTGACGGCGGTCCCGCTCGTCTGCTTCGGTGCGGCGGCGATCCGGGTGCCGCTGTCCGTGCTCGGCCTGCTGCAGTACCTGGCTCCGGTCTTCCAGTTCGGGCTCGGCATCCTGTACTTCCATGAGGCGATGCCGCCCGAGCGGTGGGCCGGATTCGCGCTGGTCTGGGTGGCGCTGATGCTGCTGACCTGGGACGCGTTGCGGACGGCCCGACGGACACGGGCCGAGGCGCTGCGCCTCGCCGTTCTGGCCGCCGAGGCCGGGGCGCCGGTAGACACGAGCGCCGCTCCGACGCCGGATGCGGTGCACGGCACGACGCAGGGGGCGTCTGCCGGTACGGATTCGGGCGCGGCGGCCGCGGAGCGGGCACCGGCTTCCTGA
- a CDS encoding winged helix-turn-helix transcriptional regulator — MEEGTSKSPRHPGGTVTTLPPEPHTTAGDPDPFQWDTREGCEVRQILDRVADKWSLLVIALLDRRKLRFTQLKREIDGISQRMLTVTLRQLERDGLIERTVHPVVPPRVEYELTPLGGTLHTTIRTLVTWTEEHQDEIAAARAGYDARAALAER, encoded by the coding sequence ATGGAAGAAGGCACTTCAAAGTCACCGAGGCACCCCGGAGGCACCGTGACCACGCTCCCGCCGGAGCCGCACACGACGGCAGGCGATCCCGACCCCTTCCAGTGGGACACCCGCGAGGGCTGCGAGGTGCGGCAGATCCTGGACCGGGTCGCCGACAAGTGGTCCCTGCTGGTGATCGCGCTGCTCGACCGCCGCAAGCTCCGCTTCACCCAGCTGAAGCGGGAGATCGACGGCATCAGCCAGCGGATGCTGACCGTCACCCTGCGCCAGCTGGAGCGCGACGGACTCATCGAGCGGACGGTCCACCCGGTGGTACCGCCCAGGGTGGAGTACGAGCTCACGCCTCTCGGCGGCACGCTGCACACCACGATCCGCACCCTGGTGACCTGGACCGAGGAGCACCAGGACGAGATCGCGGCGGCCCGTGCGGGCTACGACGCACGCGCCGCCCTGGCGGAACGCTAG